In a genomic window of Methanogenium sp. S4BF:
- a CDS encoding response regulator has translation MESAGTESQRISLLYVDDEPALLELTRQYLERSGNFDVTIAPNALEAIRKLSEEPFDAIVSDYEMPEMTGIEFLKHVRAEGNGIPFLIFTGRGREEVVIEALNYGADFYIQKGGVPRAQFAELTNKIRYAVSRRRGEEALRHSEERYRFIADNVADNIWMFDMEFNLTYVSPSCKKMRGFTVEEDLAQTLEEKMTPASCELVMKRFQEELAREATGTADPDRTVFFETEEYCKDGSTIWVENSVRCLRDGYGKPLAILGISRDITWRKRADESLRYSKEHSRSLAERYPFDIISCDL, from the coding sequence ATGGAATCTGCAGGCACTGAATCACAACGAATCTCTCTTTTATATGTTGATGATGAGCCTGCACTTCTTGAACTAACCCGACAATACCTTGAACGTTCCGGAAACTTTGATGTGACCATCGCACCGAATGCCCTGGAAGCCATTCGGAAACTTAGTGAAGAACCGTTCGATGCCATCGTATCTGACTACGAGATGCCGGAGATGACGGGCATCGAATTCCTGAAACATGTTCGGGCTGAGGGGAACGGTATCCCGTTTTTGATCTTCACGGGGCGTGGGCGTGAGGAGGTGGTTATAGAAGCGCTCAATTACGGGGCTGATTTCTACATCCAGAAAGGGGGTGTCCCCCGGGCGCAGTTTGCCGAACTCACAAATAAAATCCGGTATGCCGTCTCCCGCCGGAGAGGAGAGGAGGCATTGCGGCACAGTGAGGAGCGGTACCGGTTCATTGCAGATAATGTCGCAGATAATATCTGGATGTTTGATATGGAATTTAACCTGACGTATGTCAGCCCGTCGTGTAAAAAAATGCGTGGTTTCACGGTTGAAGAGGATCTGGCCCAGACCCTTGAAGAGAAGATGACACCGGCATCCTGTGAACTGGTCATGAAACGGTTCCAGGAAGAACTGGCACGTGAAGCAACCGGGACTGCTGATCCGGACCGCACTGTTTTCTTTGAGACAGAGGAGTATTGTAAGGATGGATCTACCATCTGGGTGGAAAACTCCGTCCGGTGCCTGCGGGATGGATATGGAAAGCCGCTTGCCATACTCGGTATATCCCGGGATATTACCTGGCGAAAACGTGCAGATGAGTCCCTGCGGTATAGTAAGGAACACTCTCGCTCGCTTGCAGAGAGATATCCGTTTGACATCATCTCCTGTGACCTCTAA
- a CDS encoding flavodoxin family protein, whose translation MKCAAVFGSPRDGNSDVLAEEFLLEAERLGAVVERYSLRTMKFTGCIGCMACKDGRAEACILDDDLTPVLASIAAADIVLLATPVYFRDVSWLLKACLDRWYGFFGYTEGECDLRIPAGKKMVFVVTQNMPREYLNDMMRKYNTTFMQLGFDKMYPVRGCEVGDEPDAVLGRDDLLVLARETAAVVMAGRVSPADLPVYHFG comes from the coding sequence ATGAAGTGTGCAGCAGTATTCGGAAGTCCACGGGACGGAAACAGTGATGTTTTAGCTGAGGAATTTCTCCTTGAAGCAGAGAGGCTGGGGGCAGTGGTGGAGCGGTATTCTCTGCGGACGATGAAGTTCACGGGATGCATCGGGTGTATGGCCTGCAAGGACGGGCGGGCTGAGGCATGCATCCTTGACGATGACCTCACGCCGGTGCTTGCGTCCATCGCTGCAGCAGATATCGTGCTTCTTGCAACACCGGTCTATTTCCGAGACGTATCCTGGCTTCTGAAGGCGTGCCTTGACCGGTGGTACGGGTTCTTCGGCTACACGGAAGGTGAGTGTGATTTACGGATTCCCGCCGGAAAAAAGATGGTCTTTGTGGTGACACAGAACATGCCCCGGGAGTACCTGAACGATATGATGCGGAAATACAACACGACGTTCATGCAGCTTGGCTTTGATAAGATGTATCCGGTCCGCGGATGTGAAGTGGGGGACGAACCGGATGCCGTTCTGGGCCGTGATGACCTCCTCGTTCTGGCCCGGGAGACTGCCGCTGTTGTTATGGCAGGCCGGGTGTCACCGGCAGATCTTCCGGTCTATCACTTTGGGTGA